Proteins from one Corynebacterium epidermidicanis genomic window:
- a CDS encoding Rv3212 family protein, with the protein MNSPSQSPKRGAAVLRRTKKDFIAVGTITAVSALAIGVVYANAPVRHSDLTPAAAEFASTANLADLPATLKPAWESTSKSTPSMTKPLVADGLVITGNDTTVTALNPDNGQTVWKYERDKQLCSLSVGFSSVVATYRTSAGCGDVTQIATKTGTYRATRSATAPDDVVPISSNDRVGTVSPERAELWRSDLVRTVEYGDKDARQEPDQQPHEDCTINSALTRKELFAVAETCPDQPNNTMLRLQAATPEDSRKPKIKADVAVPGTGAQLVAIGQTTASVYVPGAVPRLIAYDDKGKEVARNDVKPSSEIDRAMTETNKAFYPQTADLPHHMSWFDGERLYLLNPANLAAEAIFEGALGTGVAVGQRVVFPVVGGLAVGNWETGQIERTVPVDRGGYTGPVSVAVAGSALVEKRGDSIVALRG; encoded by the coding sequence GTGAATTCACCATCACAGTCCCCCAAGCGCGGTGCAGCGGTTCTGCGACGCACGAAGAAGGACTTCATCGCGGTGGGAACCATCACTGCTGTAAGCGCGCTGGCCATCGGCGTTGTCTACGCCAACGCTCCAGTCCGCCACTCCGACTTAACCCCAGCTGCGGCAGAATTTGCAAGCACGGCAAACTTGGCCGACCTGCCGGCCACGCTTAAACCAGCCTGGGAAAGCACCTCCAAGTCCACGCCAAGTATGACCAAACCCCTCGTGGCAGATGGCTTGGTCATCACCGGTAACGACACCACCGTCACCGCACTCAACCCCGACAACGGACAGACAGTGTGGAAATATGAGCGCGATAAACAACTGTGCTCACTGAGCGTTGGTTTTAGCAGTGTGGTGGCCACCTATCGGACGTCGGCAGGCTGTGGCGATGTCACGCAGATCGCCACCAAGACCGGCACCTACCGCGCGACCCGCAGCGCCACCGCCCCTGACGATGTAGTACCGATTTCCTCCAACGACCGGGTAGGCACGGTGTCCCCGGAACGCGCGGAGCTGTGGCGCAGCGACCTGGTGCGGACCGTCGAATACGGCGATAAAGATGCCCGGCAGGAACCGGATCAACAGCCACATGAAGACTGCACTATCAATTCTGCACTGACCCGAAAAGAGCTGTTCGCTGTCGCCGAAACGTGCCCCGACCAGCCGAACAACACCATGCTTCGACTTCAAGCAGCCACCCCCGAGGACTCCCGAAAGCCCAAGATAAAGGCCGATGTCGCCGTCCCAGGGACAGGCGCGCAGCTGGTGGCAATCGGGCAAACCACGGCATCTGTCTATGTTCCCGGCGCAGTGCCACGGCTGATCGCCTATGACGACAAGGGCAAAGAAGTCGCCCGCAATGACGTCAAGCCCAGCTCAGAAATCGACCGGGCCATGACGGAAACGAACAAGGCTTTCTACCCGCAGACCGCCGATCTGCCACACCACATGTCGTGGTTCGACGGCGAGCGTTTGTACCTCCTCAACCCCGCAAACTTGGCGGCTGAAGCAATTTTTGAAGGCGCACTCGGCACTGGTGTTGCCGTCGGGCAACGCGTGGTGTTCCCCGTGGTCGGCGGGCTTGCTGTTGGCAACTGGGAAACCGGACAGATTGAGCGAACTGTCCCCGTCGACCGGGGCGGATACACCGGCCCTGTGTCGGTAGCAGTCGCGGGCTCCGCATTGGTGGAAAAGCGCGGTGACAGCATCGTCGCGCTGCGGGGCTAG
- a CDS encoding DEAD/DEAH box helicase, with translation MSSTGPAPSPTFAKLGVAHEICTALAERGIVNTFAIQELTLPIALDGSDIIGQARTGMGKTLGFGVPLIDRVFDSADVAELDGTPRALVITPTRELAVQVSADLTQAAKHTPVRVTTVYGGRPYEEQIATLSDGVDVVVGTPGRILDLYQKHALQLDQVAILVLDEADEMLDLGFLPAIEKILQALTHKHQTMLFSATMPGPIITMARSFLHKPIHIRAETETESQTHATTKQVVLQAHRMDKVAIMVRALQAHGRGRTIIFTRTKRSAAETAQDLAQAGFTVGAVHGNLNQDAREKSLTAFRNGTIDILVATDVAARGIDIDDVTHVINFQTPEDPMTYVHRIGRTGRAGNTGVAITLVGYDELHKWQSINSELGLATPEPPRWFSTSPELFTALNIPPDAQDSVGPAKRVFGGFSSTERLRGHKGATTRPSRKANS, from the coding sequence GTGTCTTCCACAGGTCCTGCCCCCAGCCCCACGTTTGCCAAATTGGGCGTTGCCCACGAAATCTGTACCGCGCTTGCGGAACGGGGAATCGTCAATACCTTCGCTATCCAGGAGCTCACCCTTCCGATCGCACTCGACGGTTCCGACATCATCGGTCAAGCGCGCACCGGCATGGGGAAAACCCTGGGTTTCGGGGTGCCCCTGATCGACCGGGTTTTTGATTCCGCGGACGTCGCAGAACTCGACGGCACACCCCGCGCACTCGTGATCACGCCGACCCGCGAGTTGGCAGTTCAGGTATCCGCGGACCTCACTCAGGCAGCCAAGCACACCCCCGTGCGAGTGACGACGGTCTATGGCGGACGCCCCTACGAAGAGCAAATAGCCACGCTTAGCGACGGCGTGGATGTCGTCGTCGGGACGCCGGGACGAATCTTGGATCTTTACCAAAAACACGCCCTTCAACTTGATCAAGTAGCCATCCTCGTCCTCGACGAAGCCGACGAAATGCTTGACCTCGGGTTCCTCCCAGCTATCGAGAAGATTCTCCAGGCGTTAACGCACAAGCACCAAACCATGCTGTTTTCAGCCACTATGCCCGGCCCGATCATCACGATGGCGCGTTCATTCCTACACAAACCCATCCATATCCGGGCCGAGACGGAAACTGAGTCCCAGACGCATGCCACCACGAAACAAGTCGTGCTCCAGGCACACCGGATGGACAAGGTCGCGATCATGGTCCGAGCGCTACAAGCTCACGGACGTGGGCGAACGATCATCTTCACCCGCACCAAACGCTCAGCCGCAGAAACCGCACAGGATCTAGCCCAGGCTGGCTTTACCGTCGGCGCAGTGCATGGCAACCTCAACCAGGATGCACGCGAGAAATCCCTCACCGCATTCCGCAACGGCACCATCGACATTTTGGTAGCCACCGACGTAGCCGCCCGCGGTATCGACATCGACGACGTCACCCACGTCATCAACTTCCAAACCCCAGAAGACCCGATGACGTACGTGCACCGCATCGGCCGCACCGGGCGAGCCGGCAATACTGGAGTAGCCATCACGCTCGTAGGATACGATGAACTACACAAATGGCAGAGCATCAATTCCGAACTCGGCCTCGCTACCCCAGAACCTCCCCGGTGGTTCTCAACCTCACCAGAGCTGTTCACGGCGTTGAATATCCCACCAGACGCCCAAGACAGCGTTGGCCCTGCAAAGCGAGTCTTCGGCGGATTCAGCTCTACCGAGCGTCTCCGTGGCCACAAAGGTGCCACCACACGTCCGTCCCGAAAGGCCAACAGCTAG
- a CDS encoding DUF3107 domain-containing protein, translated as MDIKIGFTDSPRELTIATDASQDEVRAKVAAALEAESGVLELSDDRGRQYLVRNSRIAYVEIGAANARTVGFIG; from the coding sequence ATGGACATCAAGATTGGCTTTACTGACAGCCCCCGAGAGTTGACCATCGCCACCGACGCCTCCCAGGATGAGGTGCGGGCAAAGGTTGCTGCCGCACTCGAGGCCGAATCCGGCGTGCTGGAGCTTTCCGACGACCGTGGCCGCCAGTACCTAGTGCGCAACAGCCGGATCGCTTACGTAGAAATCGGCGCAGCCAACGCACGTACTGTTGGCTTCATTGGTTAG
- a CDS encoding DUF3152 domain-containing protein: MKKSSDPMLVRFAREYGWRAYAIPVLAVITVWILVDVFFGGPVTHNSDPAGQANSTAGQTAEQGARSAGPQPAAQEQLRLPTGELPPGGAFTAKGDGTFRVVGSPGPKVGQGQEKVFNYVIEIENGVNTALYGGDDAVAAMVDATLNNPKGWTVDPKFAFQHVAPDQNPEYRIQLTSLDTTHEHCGHDLAMETSCFTPVGNRVILNESRWVRGATTAQGDLGLYRQYLINHEVGHGLGFAAHQACGEGGALAPIMMQQTLSLNNSELFRIDPNEVYQDDNKTCSFNPWPYPYGRL, encoded by the coding sequence ATGAAGAAATCATCTGATCCAATGCTGGTGCGCTTCGCACGGGAATACGGCTGGCGCGCATACGCCATCCCAGTCCTAGCAGTGATAACTGTCTGGATCCTGGTCGATGTTTTCTTCGGCGGCCCAGTTACCCATAATTCCGATCCTGCAGGGCAGGCAAACTCTACTGCGGGCCAAACAGCAGAGCAGGGTGCTCGCTCCGCTGGTCCGCAACCTGCTGCTCAAGAGCAGCTGCGGTTGCCGACGGGCGAATTGCCACCTGGTGGAGCTTTCACCGCCAAAGGCGATGGGACCTTCCGGGTGGTTGGTTCCCCAGGGCCCAAGGTTGGGCAAGGACAAGAAAAGGTGTTTAACTACGTCATTGAGATTGAAAATGGCGTCAATACCGCGCTTTACGGTGGCGATGATGCCGTGGCTGCGATGGTAGATGCGACGTTAAACAACCCCAAGGGCTGGACAGTGGACCCAAAGTTCGCTTTTCAGCATGTCGCGCCCGATCAGAACCCGGAATACCGCATTCAACTCACCTCGCTGGATACCACCCACGAACACTGTGGCCATGACCTGGCTATGGAGACAAGCTGTTTCACCCCGGTGGGTAACCGCGTCATTCTTAACGAGTCCAGGTGGGTCCGGGGCGCCACTACCGCGCAGGGGGACCTCGGGCTGTATCGCCAATATCTGATTAACCATGAGGTTGGCCATGGCCTGGGATTTGCCGCGCATCAAGCGTGTGGCGAGGGCGGTGCGCTGGCGCCGATCATGATGCAGCAAACACTCAGCCTGAATAACTCGGAGCTGTTTCGGATCGACCCGAACGAGGTGTATCAAGACGATAACAAGACGTGCTCTTTTAACCCCTGGCCTTACCCGTATGGCCGACTGTAG
- a CDS encoding TIGR02569 family protein produces the protein MDTLPDHVRAAFHVPTGEVVNLGRAWDNGWRVGNTVLMPAQQPDVASFAAKLREQLKPSHVRLARPVRATDGRYVVSGWRASIFEPGQLQAGRVDETVVAALRLADALAGEKIPSFVQSAISKAWEEHQVFAVADRAAWSNDPEQILSLGLDGTQVASPAVESALKLAARLLPLVPPISAPDQLSHADMLATTIYVGSQDPVVTELAPVAHPHGYTAALTMVDGLLADAVDGGIINRFGHIPDLMGLLLRALLYRTFVHCLLKEANPEMSSRLQSVSDLIIRG, from the coding sequence ATGGATACCCTTCCTGATCATGTTCGGGCCGCTTTCCATGTCCCGACAGGTGAAGTGGTAAATCTCGGGCGGGCCTGGGACAACGGCTGGCGCGTGGGCAATACTGTTTTGATGCCTGCTCAGCAGCCGGACGTCGCTAGCTTTGCTGCCAAGTTGCGGGAGCAGCTTAAACCTTCCCATGTCCGTTTGGCGCGCCCGGTCCGCGCAACAGACGGTCGCTACGTGGTTTCAGGCTGGCGCGCGAGCATCTTCGAGCCCGGCCAGCTGCAAGCTGGGCGTGTCGACGAAACCGTAGTGGCAGCCCTCCGTCTGGCAGATGCTTTGGCGGGGGAGAAGATCCCTTCTTTTGTACAGTCGGCAATTTCAAAAGCCTGGGAGGAACATCAGGTTTTCGCCGTGGCCGACCGCGCAGCCTGGTCGAATGACCCGGAGCAGATCCTTTCTCTGGGACTAGACGGAACCCAGGTGGCGTCGCCCGCGGTGGAAAGCGCGTTGAAACTGGCTGCGCGCTTGTTGCCTTTGGTTCCCCCGATTTCGGCGCCGGATCAATTAAGTCATGCGGACATGTTGGCGACGACGATCTATGTTGGCTCGCAAGATCCGGTAGTTACGGAATTGGCGCCAGTCGCTCATCCGCATGGTTATACGGCCGCGTTAACGATGGTGGACGGGTTGCTTGCCGACGCCGTAGATGGTGGAATCATCAATCGATTTGGACACATCCCAGACTTGATGGGATTGCTGCTCCGCGCCCTGCTTTATCGAACATTTGTTCACTGCTTGCTTAAGGAAGCAAACCCGGAAATGAGCTCTCGCTTACAGTCTGTTTCCGATTTGATCATCCGCGGTTAG